CGCGCCACCCTCGACGACCCGGGTCTGCGGGTCGAGCACCCGGGCGGCTCGATCTGGGCGGTCAAGGGCGCCGGCGTCGGGGTCGCGGCCACCTCCACCTGGGGCACCACCCGCCGCGAACCCTGCGAGAACACGATCGAGGAATCCCCCCGCGCCGTCAGACGTCGCGTCACGCGGCGCGCGAAGCGCGTCATCGCCGGTTGGCCGATCGCGATGCCAGCACGATGCCGACCGACGCTCACTCGTCTCGGAGTGACGCCGATCTCAACGCATCGGTGACCCGCTCACGAGTCGGCACGTCGAGCCGGCACGCCTCGGTGGGCGTGCCATCGTCCGGAGCGCCCATCACGTCGCGGCCGTCGACCAGCACCGTCGGCGACGGGTACCGCGCCACTCGCTCCGTGACGACGCCGTCGATACCCAGCTCGTGCATGCACTCGCGGACGAGGTCCAGAGCCGCCGCGGCGAGTGGGCATCCCTCATGACGCACGACCTCCACACGCACGGCCCCACTCATGGCAGGAAGCGGTCCAGTCGGCGCAGGAACGCACCCAGCGGCCCGCGCTCGTGCCACCCGTTGCTGATCACCCGGTCGCGCACCCACTGCACACCACCGCGCACCGCACCGAAGGGTGTCCAACGATGCTCGTCGCGCCTGGCCACCGCGCGCCGCTTCACGAACCGCGCGCAGTCCAGACAGACCGCCGCCTCCGGGCGAGCGCCGAGCCGAACCAGGTCGACCTCGGCGAACTCACCGGCGCAGCACCAACACGGCGACACCACCGGTTCCGACGTCGGTACCTGAACCTCCAACCCCGCTGTGCGCTGCAGCTGAGGGCCATCGGAAAGCCGGCCGCCTTCAGGATCGACACCACTCGGAGCCATCCATCAACCCTATGCCCGGCCGTCGCCGGCCCACCACCGTCGGCACCGCTCCATCGACGGCGGCAGCACCTCCGGCACCGTCGGCAGACGGCCCGCCGGGGCCGTCGCTCACCGGGCCCGGACGGCCTCTGGAGCCAGGACCGCCGTGGCCTGCGGCCCGGCGGGCGCGAGGGGGCGGGCCCGCCCGGCCCGGACACCGTTGGCGATCACGACGATCTCTGCCAGCTCGTGCACCGCGACCACGGCGGCCAGCCCGAGCACCCCGAGCAGTGCCAGCGGCACCAGCACCACGACGATCGCCAGCGACAGGCCCACGTTCTGCAGCATGATCGCGCGGGCGCGCCGCGCGTGGCCGAGGGCCTGGGGCAGGTGCCGCAGGTCCTCCCCCATCAGCGCCACGTCGGCGGTCTCGATGGCCACGTCGGTACCCATCGCGCCCATCGCGATCCCCACGTCCGCGATGGCCAGGGCCGGGGCGTCGTTGACGCCGTCCCCGACCATCGCGGTGGCTCGCTCGGCCCGCAGGGCCGCGATCAGCGCGGCCTTGTCCTCGGGGCGCAGCTCGGCGTGCACGTCGGTGATGCCGGCCTGTGCGGCGAGCGCCGCTGCGGTGGCCCGGTTGTCGCCGGTGAGCATCGCCACCCGGTACCCGTCGCCGCGCAGCCGGGCGACGACCTCTGCGGCCTCGGGGCGCAGCTCGTCGCGAACGGCGACCATGCCGAGCAACCGTCCGTCGGCCTCGACGAGCACCGCCGTGGCCCCCGACCCCTGCATCCGGGCGACCGGGCCGGCCAGCTCGCCTGCGTCGATCCAGCCGGGGCGGCCCAGGCGCAACTCCTGCCCGTCGAGCCGGCCGGTGAGCCCGGCACCGGGCACCGCCTCCACGTCGGCCGCGGGGGTGGGCGAATCGACGGCGGCCAGGATCGCCCGGGCCAGCGGATGCTCGCTGCGCGCCTCCAACGCGGCGGCCAGCACGAGCACCTCGGCGCGAGTGGCACCACCGGTGGCGACGACCCCGATCACGGTCGGCCGGTTGCGCGTCAGCGTGCCCGTCTTGTCCAGCGCGATGCCGCGGATCCGCCCGAGACCCTCCAGCGCGGCCCCGCCCTTGACCAGGACGCCGATCCGGCTCGCGGCGCCGACTGCAGCGACCACGGTGACGGGGACCGAGATGGCGAGCGCGCACGGCGAGGCGGCGACGAGCACGACGAGCGCGCGCTCGATCCACACCAGCGGCTCCCCGAACAGGCTGCCGAGCCCGGCGATCAGCGCGGCCACGACCATCACGCCGGGGACCATCGGCCGGGCGATGCGGTCTGCGAGTCGCTGGGCCTCGCCCTTGCGGGCCTGCTCGGCCTCGACGATCGCGACGATCCGCGCCAGCGAGTTGTCCTCGGAGGTGTTGGTGACCCGCACCTCCAGCGCACCCGAACCGTTGATCGACCCGGCGAACACCTCGTCGTCGGGTCCGGCCTCGACCGGCACCGACTCCCCGGTGATCGCGGACAGGTCCAGCGCGGTGCGGCCGGTCGCGATCCGGCCGTCGGTGGCAAGGCGCTCCCCCGGCCTGACCAGCATCGTGTCGCCGACACGCAACTCCACCGGGGCGACGACGACCTCGGCGCCGCCCCGCAGCACGGTGGCCCGCTCGGGCACCAGCGACAGCAGCGCGCGCAACCCGCGCCGGGTACGCGCGATCGAGTACTCCTCCAGTCCCTCGCTGATCGAGAACAGGAACGCCAGCATGGCGGCCTCCCCGATCTCACCCAGCAACACGGCCCCGACCGCGGCGATGGTCATCAGCGTGCCGACCCCGATCCGGCCCCGGACCAGGCGGCGCAGCGTGGCGGGCACGAACGTCCACGCGCCGAGCTCCAGCGCGCCGACCTGCAGCGCGAGCTCGACGGACGCCGGACCGGAGGCCCAGCCGACGGCCAGCGACACCACGAGCAGCACCCCCGACGCCGCGGCGAAGCGCAGCTCGGACACCTCCCACAGCCGCTCCGGCTCGCGGTCCCCCCCGGCCTCGGGACGCAGCTCGTCGGCGCCGCAGCACGCGTCACTCATCGCCGGCTCCCTCCCCGCCGGTGCCGTAGACCGGGCACAGCGCCACGGCCGAGCCGGTGGCGTCGAGCAGCGTCTCCGCCGCCACCAGCAGGTCCCGCAGCTCCGGGCGCGCCAGCGCGTAGAACACCTGCCGACCCTCGGGGCGGCCGACGACCAGTCGGCAGTCGCGCAGGCAGGCGAGATGCGCTGACACCGTCGACTGGGCCAGCCCGAGCTGATCGGTCAGGTCCACCACGCGCGCCTCGCCGTGGGCGAGCCGCTGCACGATCGCCAGCCGGGTCGTGTCGGACAGGCTGTGGAACAGCGCCGCCGCCGGTTGCAGGTCACGCCGGCCGGACACGGCCGTTCCCGATGTCATCGCCATTCGACGATGATAGGACGCTCACCGGCGCCTGTCACCCCGCCGCCTGCTCCGCTTGTTCTACAGCGCATAGTAGTAGCGACGACCCTCCCGGAGGTGAGATGCATCCCGCCCCACCCCACCGTTCGCGTGGCCGGGTCTCGGCCGCCGTCGTGGTGCTGCTCGTGGCGCTGAGCGGCTGCAGCTTCAGCACGCCAGACGGCACCGCACCCAGCCAGGCCGCCGAGTTCACCTTCGTCGCCCCGGGGGGCCAGACCCGCATCTTCTACGACCCGCCCGGGTCCCGCGGAACGGTGAGCGGGCTGTCCGGGGAGAGCCTGCTCGAACCCGGCGCGACGATCGGCCTGGACGACTTCCCGGGCCAGGTCGTCGTGCTCAACGTCTGGGGGGCCTGGTGCGGCCCCTGCCGCGAGGAGATGCCCGGACTGCAGCAGATCCACCAACAGATGCAGCCCGAGGGCGTCACCCTGCTCGGCATCGACGTGCGCGACAGCGCCGACGCCGCCCGCGACTTCATGGCCGACCGGGACATCACCTATCCCTCGATCTACGACAACCCCGGCCGCTCGCTGCTGGCGCTGAGCGGGTTCCCCCGCAGCACGGTGCCCTCGACGATCGTGCTCGATCGGCGACACCGCGTCGCCGCAGTGTTCCTCACCGCGGTTCGGGTCTCCGAGCTGCTGCCCGTGGTGCAGCGCGTCGCCGCCGAGGAGCCGGCACCGAGCGACGGGGACGGGACGTGAACGGGCTCACCGAGCTCGCGATCTCCGGTCCGCTGCTGGTCGCCGTCACGCTGGCCCTGGCCGCGGGGGCCATCTCCTTCGCCTCCCCCTGCTGCCTGCCGCTGGTTCCCGGCTACGTCGGCTACCTGGCCGGGCTGGTCGGCGACGAGGGCGTCTCCGGCGACGGGGTCGCGACCCGGACCGGCCGATGGCGGGTCGCCGGGGCTGCGCTGCTGTTCGTCGGCGGGTTCACGGTCGTCTTCACCGCCGGCGTGCTGCTCGTGCTCGGCCTCTCCGACTGGCTGGTCGGCAACGAGCTGCTGCTGCAACGCATCGGCGGGGTCGTCACGATCGCGATGGGCCTGGTGTTCCTCGGGTTCGTCCCGGCCCTGCAACGGGATGTCCGGATCCACCACGTCCCGCGGGTGGGGCTGGCCGGCGCCCCGGTCCTCGGCGCGGTGTACGGGCTGGGCTGGACCCCGTGCCTCGGCCCGACCCTCACCGGGGTGATCGCCCTGGCGACCGGCACCCAGGTGGGCCCCTCGACCGGACGCGGGATCCTGCTGGTGCTGGCCTACTGCGCCGGGTTGGGCGTGCCGTTCGTCCTCATCGCCCTGGGCACCGGTTGGGCCGTGCGCACGGCCGGGTGGATGCGGCGCCACATCCGCGGGGTGCAGATCGGGGGCGGCGTCATGCTCATCCTGCTCGGCACCCTGCTGGTGACCGGAGCCTGGGGCGAGTTCGTCGCGTGGCTGCGCGGACCCATCGCCGGCTACACCCTCCCGCTGTGAGCCGGACGATGAGCTCGGAGTTGCGGTGGACGGTGCTGGTCGTCGTGCTCACCGTCGCCGGCGTGGTCGCTCGCTGGCCGCGACCCGACGCCTACCCCGACGCATCCTCCGACACGCGGCCGGTCCCGGTGGAACGGCTCGCGGAACGGCCCGACGACGCCGCGCTCGGCCCCGGCGCGAGCCGCAGCCGCGCTTCCACCCTGTCCCGTCCCCTCGGGCGCGCCCGTCCCGCCGGGGCCGCTGGCCGATGTCGTCGTGCCCTGCCTCGGTGAGGTCGGCGCCGTGCCGCTCGGCGCCGTGCTCGCCGGGCGGCCGGTGCTGCTCAACCTCTGGGCGTCCTGGTGCGCTCCGTGCCGCAAGGAGATCCCCGTACTCGACGCCTACGTCGCGCGGCCGGACGCGGTCGACGTGCTCGGCGTGGTCGTACGCGACCGCCCC
This sequence is a window from Pseudonocardia petroleophila. Protein-coding genes within it:
- a CDS encoding ArsR/SmtB family transcription factor yields the protein MTSGTAVSGRRDLQPAAALFHSLSDTTRLAIVQRLAHGEARVVDLTDQLGLAQSTVSAHLACLRDCRLVVGRPEGRQVFYALARPELRDLLVAAETLLDATGSAVALCPVYGTGGEGAGDE
- a CDS encoding TlpA family protein disulfide reductase translates to MHPAPPHRSRGRVSAAVVVLLVALSGCSFSTPDGTAPSQAAEFTFVAPGGQTRIFYDPPGSRGTVSGLSGESLLEPGATIGLDDFPGQVVVLNVWGAWCGPCREEMPGLQQIHQQMQPEGVTLLGIDVRDSADAARDFMADRDITYPSIYDNPGRSLLALSGFPRSTVPSTIVLDRRHRVAAVFLTAVRVSELLPVVQRVAAEEPAPSDGDGT
- a CDS encoding heavy metal translocating P-type ATPase, translated to MSDACCGADELRPEAGGDREPERLWEVSELRFAAASGVLLVVSLAVGWASGPASVELALQVGALELGAWTFVPATLRRLVRGRIGVGTLMTIAAVGAVLLGEIGEAAMLAFLFSISEGLEEYSIARTRRGLRALLSLVPERATVLRGGAEVVVAPVELRVGDTMLVRPGERLATDGRIATGRTALDLSAITGESVPVEAGPDDEVFAGSINGSGALEVRVTNTSEDNSLARIVAIVEAEQARKGEAQRLADRIARPMVPGVMVVAALIAGLGSLFGEPLVWIERALVVLVAASPCALAISVPVTVVAAVGAASRIGVLVKGGAALEGLGRIRGIALDKTGTLTRNRPTVIGVVATGGATRAEVLVLAAALEARSEHPLARAILAAVDSPTPAADVEAVPGAGLTGRLDGQELRLGRPGWIDAGELAGPVARMQGSGATAVLVEADGRLLGMVAVRDELRPEAAEVVARLRGDGYRVAMLTGDNRATAAALAAQAGITDVHAELRPEDKAALIAALRAERATAMVGDGVNDAPALAIADVGIAMGAMGTDVAIETADVALMGEDLRHLPQALGHARRARAIMLQNVGLSLAIVVVLVPLALLGVLGLAAVVAVHELAEIVVIANGVRAGRARPLAPAGPQATAVLAPEAVRAR
- a CDS encoding cytochrome c biogenesis CcdA family protein gives rise to the protein MNGLTELAISGPLLVAVTLALAAGAISFASPCCLPLVPGYVGYLAGLVGDEGVSGDGVATRTGRWRVAGAALLFVGGFTVVFTAGVLLVLGLSDWLVGNELLLQRIGGVVTIAMGLVFLGFVPALQRDVRIHHVPRVGLAGAPVLGAVYGLGWTPCLGPTLTGVIALATGTQVGPSTGRGILLVLAYCAGLGVPFVLIALGTGWAVRTAGWMRRHIRGVQIGGGVMLILLGTLLVTGAWGEFVAWLRGPIAGYTLPL